A window of Rhododendron vialii isolate Sample 1 chromosome 11a, ASM3025357v1 contains these coding sequences:
- the LOC131307382 gene encoding multiple C2 domain and transmembrane region protein 6 has protein sequence MAKLVVEVLDASDLMPKDGQGSSSPFVEVDFDQQRQRTQTKPKDLNPQWNQSLVFSIADPSQLPNKTLDVVVYNDRKGVDGHHKNFLGRVRISGSSVPPSKSQAAVQRYPLDKRGLFSHIKGDIALKIYVVEGPQNQFGPQSEAQNGNKFENREAPSLFEENNAKKVDERDEYKAYEDEYKAYEDENKKQKSKKKEKEVRTFHSVGTGPAPAPAPAPPPAQAADPVPRTDYAQAGGGGPGLAFQMQGPGMRPELGLTETRPPLAARMGYRTGDKIASTYDMVEKMYYLYVSVVKARDLPVMDIVSGSLDPYVEVKVGNYKGRTKHLEKNQSPVWNKIFAFPKEILQSNVIEVTVKDKDIGKDDYVGSVFFDLTDIPIRVPPDSPLAPQWYKLENRKGERVHRGEIMLAVWMGTQADEAFSEAWHSDAHDISQQSLANTRSKVYFSPKLYYLRVHVIAAQDLVPGDKSRMPDPVVKVHLGHQLRVTRPSRVRHVNTEWDEELMFVASEPFDEFMVISVEDRIGPGKDEVLGRLIVPVREIPHRMDTIGQRMDTAKIPEARWFNLLKPSAGDELQGEKKKEAKFSSKIYLRLWLDGGYHVLDESTHFSSDLQPSSKHLRKASIGILELGILSARNLLPMKSGGMTDAYCVAKYGNKWVRTRTLLNTLHPRWNEQYTWEVYDPCTVITIGVFDNWHINGGREDGRDQRIGKVRVRLSTLEIDRIYTHFYPLLVLTPSGLKKHGELHLALRFTCTAWVNMVAQYSKPLLPKMHYVQPIPIRHIDWLRHQAMQIVAARLARAEPPLRREIVEYMLDVDIHMWSLRRSKATFQRIMSLLSGLFAVCRWFNDVCMWRNPITTCLVHVLFLILVCYPELILPTIFLYLFVIGLWNYRFRPRTPPHMDARMSQAENAHPDELDEEFDTFPTSRQPDLVRMRYDRLRSVSGRIQTVVGDLATQGERALAILNWRDPRATAIVIIISLSLAVFLYVTPFQVVAVLIGLYLLRHPRFRSKMPSVPVNFFKRLPAKSDMLL, from the coding sequence ATGGCCAAACTAGTAGTCGAAGTCCTGGACGCAAGCGATCTGATGCCCAAAGATGGACAAGGCTCCTCAAGCCCTTTCGTGGAAGTGGACTTCGACCAACAGCGACAAAGAACCCAGACGAAGCCCAAAGATCTCAACCCCCAGTGGAACCAGTCCCTCGTTTTCAGCATCGCCGACCCCTCCCAACTCCCCAACAAGACCCTCGACGTCGTCGTCTACAACGACCGGAAGGGCGTCGACGGCCACCACAAGAACTTCCTCGGCCGCGTCCGCATCTCGGGCTCGTCCGTCCCTCCGTCCAAGTCCCAGGCCGCGGTCCAGCGGTACCCGTTGGACAAGCGCGGCCTGTTTTCGCACATCAAGGGCGACATCGCTCTCAAGATATACGTGGTCGAGGGGCCGCAGAACCAGTTCGGCCCGCAATCGGAGGCCCAGAACGGGAATAAATTCGAGAACAGAGAGGCGCCGTCCCTGTTTGAAGAAAACAATGCCAAGAAAGTTGATGAGCGTGACGAGTACAAGGCTTATGAGGATGAGTACAAGGCTTACGAGGACGAGAACAAGAAACAGAAGagcaaaaagaaggaaaaagaagtgaGGACTTTTCACTCCGTTGGAACCGGTCCCGCGCCCGCTCCCGCGCCTGCTCCGCCGCCTGCACAGGCGGCGGATCCGGTGCCGCGAACTGATTACGCTCAGGCAGGCGGGGGCGGGCCGGGGCTCGCATTTCAAATGCAGGGTCCGGGGATGAGACCAGAACTCGGGTTGACGGAGACGAGGCCGCCGCTGGCGGCACGGATGGGGTACCGGACCGGCGACAAGATAGCGAGCACTTACGACATGGTTGAAAAGATGTATTACTTGTATGTGAGCGTTGTGAAGGCTAGAGATCTTCCTGTGATGGACATAGTATCAGGGAGTTTAGACCCTTATGTGGAAGTGAAGGTTGGGAATTACAAAGGACGCACCAAGCACTTGGAGAAAAACCAGAGCCCTGTTTGGAACAAGATTTTCGCATTTCCTAAAGAGATTTTGCAGTCCAATGTGATTGAAGTAACCGTGAAGGATAAGGACATCGGGAAAGACGATTACGTGGGCAGCGTCTTCTTCGATTTAACCGATATCCCTATCCGGGTTCCGCCGGATAGTCCCTTGGCTCCCCAGTGGTATAAACTGGAGAACAGAAAGGGAGAAAGAGTTCACAGGGGAGAGATCATGCTGGCTGTTTGGATGGGCACTCAGGCCGACGAGGCCTTCTCGGAGGCCTGGCATTCTGATGCCCACGACATCAGCCAGCAGAGCCTCGCCAACACGAGGTCGAAAGTGTATTTCTCTCCCAAGCTTTATTACCTCCGCGTTCATGTTATCGCGGCTCAGGATCTTGTCCCGGGTGATAAGAGTCGCATGCCGGATCCTGTTGTTAAGGTGCATCTTGGACACCAGCTCCGGGTGACCCGGCCTTCTAGGGTCCGGCATGTGAACACGGAGTGGGATGAGGAGCTTATGTTCGTCGCTTCCGAGCCTTTTGATGAGTTCATGGTTATTAGTGTGGAGGACCGGATTGGACCGGGGAAGGACGAGGTTTTGGGGAGGTTGATTGTGCCGGTAAGGGAGATACCGCATAGGATGGACACCATAGGGCAGAGGATGGACACTGCGAAGATCCCGGAGGCCAGGTGGTTCAACCTACTTAAGCCTTCTGCGGGGGACGAATTACAgggggagaagaagaaggaagccAAGTTCTCGAGCAAAATTTACCTTCGCCTGTGGCTGGATGGCGGTTACCATGTGTTGGATGAGTCCACCCACTTCAGCAGCGATCTGCAGCCGTCCTCGAAGCATTTGAGGAAGGCCAGCATTGGGATCCTCGAGCTCGGGATACTTAGTGCCCGGAACCTCTTGCCAATGAAGAGCGGCGGGATGACAGACGCTTACTGTGTTGCCAAGTATGGGAATAAGTGGGTTCGAACCCGAACGCTTCTTAACACACTCCATCCGCGGTGGAACGAGCAATACACTTGGGAAGTTTACGACCCGTGTACGGTGATCACGATTGGTGTTTTCGACAATTGGCACATTAACGGGGGTAGAGAAGACGGGAGAGATCAGAGGATCGGGAAGGTGCGGGTTCGGCTATCGACTTTGGAGATTGATCGGATTTATACCCATTTTTATCCGTTGTTGGTCCTTACACCGTCGGGTTTGAAGAAACACGGGGAGCTTCACTTGGCGCTTCGGTTCACTTGCACGGCTTGGGTTAACATGGTGGCGCAATACAGCAAGCCGTTGCTTCCGAAAATGCATTATGTCCAGCCGATACCTATTAGGCACATCGACTGGCTTCGTCACCAGGCAATGCAGATAGTGGCGGCTAGGCTGGCTAGGGCCGAGCCGCCACTCAGACGAGAGATCGTCGAGTACATGCTCGACGTGGATATCCACATGTGGAGCCTCAGGCGGAGCAAGGCCACTTTCCAACGCATAATGTCCCTCCTGTCCGGGCTCTTTGCCGTTTGTCGATGGTTCAATGATGTCTGCATGTGGAGAAACCCGATCACCACGTGCCTTGTTCACGTCCTGTTTTTGATCCTGGTCTGCTACCCGGAACTGATCCTGCCCACCATTTTCCTCTACCTGTTTGTGATCGGGTTGTGGAACTACCGGTTCAGGCCGAGGACCCCGCCTCACATGGATGCAAGGATGTCACAAGCAGAGAATGCTCACCCCGATGAGCTCGACGAGGAGTTTGATACCTTCCCCACATCTCGGCAACCAGATTTGGTGAGGATGAGATACGATCGGTTGAGGAGCGTGTCAGGGAGGATTCAGACGGTGGTCGGGGATCTGGCAACACAAGGGGAAAGAGCTCTGGCAATACTTAACTGGAGGGATCCGAGGGCAACGGCTATCGTCATCATCATCTCGTTGAGCTTGGCTGTGTTCCTATATGTGACTCCATTCCAGGTCGTTGCTGTGCTAATCGGGCTGTACTTGCTTCGACACCCGAGGTTCCGAAGCAAGATGCCTTCGGTACCTGTGAATTTCTTCAAGAGATTGCCAGCCAAATCAGATATGCTTCTATGA